In one window of Tripterygium wilfordii isolate XIE 37 chromosome 1, ASM1340144v1, whole genome shotgun sequence DNA:
- the LOC120014402 gene encoding rop guanine nucleotide exchange factor 5-like — protein sequence MERLVKCGGRFEKKKDGFEPLGSADSLTELCAKSKESSSSGISKEEAKSTACSSPPLLGWPIKKAGEVCKSSVSCDKVDADKSLFEDFDLKKTNSKISEIDMMKERFAKLLLGEDMSGSGKGVCTALAISNAITNLCATIFGQQWRLEPLPFEKKSMWRREIELLLCVSDHIVELIPSWQTFPDGSKLEVMTCRPRSDLFINLPALRKLDNMLVEILDSFRDTEFWYVDQGIVAPDADGSASFRKTIQRQEEKWWLPVPRVPAAGLSEKSRKQLNHTRECTNQILKAAMAINSIALAEMEVPNSYLEALPKNGRTCLGDVVYRYITSDQFNAECLLDCLDLSSEHIALEIANRVESSIYVWRRRAHPKPPINPNRSTTKSSWEMVKDLMVDGDKREFLAERSESLLICLKQRFPSLTQTTLDTSKIQCNKDVGKSILESYSRVLESLAFNIVARIDDLLYVDDLTKHSDRLSSVPGLSLIAHKKVSIPYSLPTSSTPQKTTFSTPSFSPAPSISPLRGERTPFVNITNNGKAPRRGFGVKRVLNNYLGVDTKAKICGNPTASANGAGSLGHQKDS from the exons ATGGAAAGATTAGTGAAGTGTGGGGGTcgatttgagaagaaaaaggatGGGTTTGAGCCATTGGGTAGTGCCGATTCGTTAACCGAGTTGTGTGCTAAGTCGAAAGAGAGTAGCTCGAGTGGGATTTCGAAGGAGGAAGCGAAGTCCACAGCGTGCTCTTCGCCGCCTCTGCTTGGTTGGCCTATCAAGAAAGCCGGTGAAGTGTGCAAGAGCTCCGTTTCGTGTGACAAAGTGGACGCAGATAAATCTCTTTTCGAGGATTTCGATCTTAAGAAAACCAATTCGAAGATTTCAG AGATTGACATGATGAAGGAGAGGTTTGCAAAATTGTTACTTGGTGAAGATATGTCAGGGTCTGGCAAAGGGGTTTGCACTGCTTTGGCTATTTCAAATGCCATTACCAATCTATGTG CTACCATTTTTGGGCAACAATGGAGACTAGAGCCTTTGCCCTTTGAGAAGAAATCAATGTGGCGAAGAGAGATCGAGTTGCTTCTTTGTGTTAGTGATCACATTGTGGAATTAATTCCTTCTTGGCAAACATTTCCTGATGGCAGTAAGCTTGAG GTCATGACATGCAGGCCCAGGTCGGATCTATTCATCAATCTCCCAGCTTTGCGTAAATTAGACAACATGCTTGTT GAAATATTGGATAGTTTCAGAGACACAGAGTTTTGGTATGTTGATCAAGGGATCGTAGCTCCAGATGCTGATGGTTCAGCCTCTTTTCGCAAGACGATTCAACGGCAAGAGGAGAAGTGGTGGCTACCTGTTCCTCGAGTACCCGCGGCTGGTCTTAGTGAGAAATCAAGGAAGCAATTGAATCACACCCGTGAATGCACGAATCAAATATTAAAAGCTGCTATGGCTATCAACAGTATTGCTTTAGCTGAAATGGAGGTTCCTAACTCATATTTGGAAGCTCTTCCAAAG AATGGGAGAACATGTTTAGGCGATGTTGTTTACCGGTATATTACATCAGATCAATTCAATGCAGAATGCCTGCTTGATTGTCTGGACCTGTCCTCTGAGCACATTGCTCTAGAGATTGCAAATCGAGTGGAATCCTCGATTTACGTTTGGCGTCGAAGAGCTCATCCAAAACCTCCAATTAACCCAAATCGCTCCACCACTAAATCATCATGGGAGATGGTTAAGGACCTAATGGTTGATGGTGATAAAAGGGAATTTCTGGCAGAAAGATCTGAAAGCCTGCTGATCTGTTTGAAGCAGCGGTTCCCTAGTCTAACCCAAACTACACTGGACACCAGCAAAATCCAGTGCAACAAG GACGTTGGAAAATCAATTCTTGAAAGCTATTCAAGAGTTCTGGAGAGCCTGGCATTCAACATTGTTGCACGTATAGACGACTTGCTGTACGTGGATGACTTAACTAAACATTCGGATAGATTATCATCTGTTCCTGGACTCAGCTTGATCGCTCATAAGAAGGTTTCGATCCCATACTCATTGCCCACCTCAAGCACTCCGCAGAAAACAACTTTTAGCACACCAAGCTTTTCACCTGCACCATCAATCAGTCCTCTAAGGGGGGAGAGAACTCCGTTTGTCAACATAACCAACAATGGCAAGGCTCCCCGTCGTGGGTTTGGTGTGAAAAGGGTCTTGAACAATTATCTTGGTGTTGACACAAAAGCCAAGATCTGTGGCAATCCAACCGCGAGTGCGAATGGCGCAGGAAGTCTTGGACATCAAAAGGACTCATAG